The following coding sequences are from one Helicoverpa armigera isolate CAAS_96S chromosome 2, ASM3070526v1, whole genome shotgun sequence window:
- the LOC110377432 gene encoding uncharacterized protein LOC110377432 has translation MRSVSIVLMLVLVAMASSTPAGDKPHYDVQNAHVYFEQFIKDNNRVYKDDADREAHFRAFVDSLVKINKLNAESDSATYGINKFADYTEEERKNMFGLKRP, from the exons ATGCGTTCCGTCAGTATAGTGTTGATGCTCGTGCTGGTTGCAATGGCGAGCTCCACCCCCGCTGGTGACAAACCGCATTACGACGTACAAAATGCTCATGTGTATTTCGAACAATTTATCAAGGACAACAACAGAGTGTACAAAGATGACGCCGACAGGGAAGCACATTTCCGTGCTTTTGTCGACAGTTTGGTAAAAATCAATAAGCTGAACGCAGAAAGCGACAGTGCCACATATGGAATCAACAAATTCGCGGATTACACTGAAGAAGAGAGGAAGAATATGTTTGGATTAAAAC GCCCCTAG
- the LOC110375304 gene encoding uncharacterized protein LOC110375304, whose product MHSISIVLVFALVAIASAVPAGDKPHYDLDKAPEYFEKFIKDYNRVYKDAADREVHYQAFVKSLVEINELNNSNDGDTYDINNFADFTEEEWNHMNGIRDPKRT is encoded by the exons ATGCATTCCATCAGTATAGTGCTCGTGTTCGCGCTGGTCGCCATAGCGAGCGCCGTGCCAGCCGGAGATAAGCCACATTACGACTTAGACAAGGCTCCCGAGTACTTCGAGAAGTTTATCAAGGACTACAACAGGGTGTATAAAGATGCTGCCGATAGAGAAGTACATTACCAAGCCTTTGTTAAATCATTGGTGGAGATCAATGAGCTAAATAATTCGAACGACGGGGACACTTATGATATCAACAATTTCGCTGATTTTACTGAAGAAGAATGGAATCATATGAATGGAATAA GGGATCCGAAACGGACGTAA
- the LOC110375314 gene encoding vivapain-1 — translation MHSISIVLVFALVTIASSAPAEDKPHYDLDKAPEYFEKFIKDYNRVYKDAADREVHYQAFVKSLVEINKYNAESKTATYDVNKFADYTVEELKNLFGLITPKPT, via the exons ATGCATTCCATCAGTATAGTGCTCGTGTTCGCGCTGGTCACCATAGCGAGCTCCGCGCCAGCCGAAGACAAGCCACACTACGACTTAGACAAGGCTCCCGAGTACTTCGAGAAGTTTATCAAGGACTACAACAGGGTGTACAAAGATGCTGCCGATAGAGAAGTACATTACCAAGCCTTTGTTAAATCATTGGTGGAGATCAATAAATATAACGCAGAGAGCAAAACTGCCACTTATGATGTCAACAAATTCGCTGATTATACTGTAGAAGAACTGAAGAATTTATTCGGACTCA TAACTCCAAAACCGACGTAA